One genomic region from Campylobacter sp. RM5004 encodes:
- a CDS encoding YihY family inner membrane protein, translating into MKKILHILRTIVNVSDKGILQHASSLSFYSVLNIIPILSLSFFVFAHMPSFKEQSAQINNFILGIILPNQEANSINYIEQFLQNSTKLDAAGIIAMVFALFMFFNSYENTISHISNTAKRGFFSSLSIYWSLITLAPLGLLTSFYLSYKIQKYIDAIGIKFNFLGILPFLIIWALFFICFHISINKTLNPKKIALVSFLVALIWSIFKSLFVFYISLNQVYTSIYGSFSAVLFFFIWVYFSWIIYLNGIRISSILNDEPSKKAKKD; encoded by the coding sequence ATGAAAAAGATTTTACATATCTTAAGAACAATAGTAAATGTAAGCGATAAAGGCATTTTACAGCACGCAAGCTCTCTTAGTTTTTATAGCGTTTTAAACATTATTCCTATATTATCACTTAGTTTTTTTGTCTTTGCACATATGCCAAGTTTTAAAGAACAAAGCGCTCAAATTAATAATTTTATTTTAGGAATAATTTTGCCTAATCAAGAAGCAAATTCAATAAACTACATAGAACAATTTTTACAAAATAGCACCAAGCTTGATGCTGCTGGAATTATTGCTATGGTATTTGCTTTATTTATGTTTTTTAATTCTTATGAAAACACGATTTCTCATATTAGCAATACTGCAAAAAGAGGCTTTTTTTCATCACTTAGCATATATTGGTCTTTAATTACCTTAGCACCATTAGGCTTACTTACTAGCTTTTATTTAAGCTATAAAATACAAAAATACATAGATGCAATAGGAATTAAATTTAACTTTTTAGGTATTTTGCCATTTTTAATAATTTGGGCTTTATTTTTTATATGCTTTCACATATCAATAAACAAAACCTTAAACCCTAAAAAAATAGCACTTGTAAGCTTTTTGGTTGCATTAATTTGGAGTATTTTTAAATCATTATTTGTATTTTATATATCTCTTAATCAAGTTTATACAAGTATTTATGGTAGTTTTTCTGCTGTTTTATTCTTTTTTATATGGGTTTATTTTTCTTGGATAATTTATCTAAATGGAATTAGAATAAGCTCTATTTTAAACGATGAACCTAGTAAAAAAGCTAAAAAAGATTGA
- the nth gene encoding endonuclease III: MKKDAKEIKKRFLENYKNAKSELIFHNDYELLVCVMLSAQCLDSRVNLITPSLFSNYPDIKSLSNAKLISLKELIKSCNFYQNKAENLIKMAKSVMEFHSGIIPMKFEELIKLAGVGEKTANVVLCESLGANVMAVDTHIFRVSKRLKISNANTPNDCAKELTKLFKTDLDKLHKGMVLFGRYICKARKPECNNCFLTDLCDEYKKQKKSKN, from the coding sequence ATGAAAAAAGATGCAAAAGAAATTAAAAAAAGATTTTTAGAAAATTATAAGAATGCAAAAAGTGAATTAATTTTTCATAATGATTATGAATTATTAGTTTGTGTTATGTTGTCAGCTCAATGCCTTGATAGTAGGGTTAATCTAATCACCCCTAGTCTATTTAGCAATTACCCTGATATAAAGAGCTTATCAAATGCAAAATTAATAAGCTTAAAAGAGCTTATTAAAAGTTGTAATTTTTATCAAAATAAAGCAGAAAATCTCATAAAAATGGCAAAAAGTGTTATGGAATTTCATTCAGGAATTATACCTATGAAATTTGAAGAACTTATAAAGCTTGCAGGGGTTGGAGAAAAGACAGCTAATGTGGTTTTATGCGAGAGTTTAGGTGCAAATGTTATGGCTGTTGATACGCATATTTTTAGAGTTAGCAAAAGATTAAAAATTTCAAACGCAAATACTCCAAATGATTGTGCAAAAGAGCTTACAAAACTATTTAAAACTGACCTTGATAAACTACATAAAGGAATGGTTTTGTTTGGAAGATATATTTGCAAAGCTAGAAAGCCAGAATGCAATAATTGTTTTTTAACTGATTTATGTGATGAATATAAAAAGCAAAAGAAATCTAAAAATTAG
- a CDS encoding ComEC/Rec2 family competence protein, translating into MNIKSKRNLKISKKLYFVIFINLIALFCLQVHLKFLDFCEFLEQDSYELKITNNYLKTKNNKSYYVLALAYKDVLIYTTTNSKINSNHISLKFAAKDKLNFYEYLQARFYLPSYALEELDEISENAFVKYFINQHENETMKQFFGALFFAKSISKDLRDSVNYYGIAHLLAISGYHLGLIYSIFFFIFSIVYKYFQKRFFPYRSMHFDLGIIIFIILALYFYEIGLVASYFRSFVMAILGFYFIIRAIKIVSFAHLFLAFFVCIAINPSFLFNVGFFFSCLGVFYIFLFIYHFKVDNLFKLICLELSTFFAMIAPVLYFFPLLSFQQLFGIILTPIFVIFYPLVLFLHIVNCGDFLDKYLLIFLDFKMNAINFKLDFTYFITYIIISFLAILHRYLAIFVISLNLIFFIYLGLT; encoded by the coding sequence ATGAATATAAAAAGCAAAAGAAATCTAAAAATTAGCAAAAAATTATATTTTGTAATTTTTATAAATTTGATTGCTTTGTTTTGCTTGCAAGTTCATTTAAAATTCTTAGATTTTTGCGAATTTTTAGAGCAAGATAGCTATGAGTTAAAAATCACTAATAATTATTTAAAGACAAAAAACAATAAAAGTTATTATGTCTTAGCACTTGCTTATAAAGATGTGTTAATTTATACAACTACAAATTCAAAAATAAACTCAAATCACATAAGCTTAAAATTTGCAGCCAAAGATAAGCTAAACTTTTATGAATATTTACAGGCTAGATTTTATTTACCTAGCTATGCCTTAGAAGAATTAGATGAAATTAGCGAAAACGCATTTGTAAAATACTTTATAAATCAGCACGAAAACGAAACTATGAAGCAATTTTTTGGAGCTTTATTTTTTGCAAAAAGTATTAGCAAGGATTTGCGAGATAGCGTAAATTATTATGGAATCGCACATTTACTAGCAATATCAGGCTATCATTTAGGGCTTATTTATTCTATATTTTTCTTTATATTTTCTATTGTTTATAAATATTTTCAAAAACGATTTTTCCCTTATAGAAGTATGCATTTTGATTTAGGAATAATCATTTTTATAATACTTGCTTTATATTTTTATGAAATCGGTCTAGTTGCTAGTTATTTTCGTTCATTCGTTATGGCTATTTTAGGATTTTATTTCATTATTAGAGCGATTAAAATTGTTAGCTTTGCTCATTTATTTTTAGCATTTTTTGTTTGTATTGCTATTAATCCTAGTTTTTTGTTTAATGTTGGGTTTTTCTTCTCTTGTCTTGGAGTTTTTTATATATTTTTGTTTATTTATCATTTTAAAGTTGATAATTTATTTAAATTGATTTGCCTTGAGCTTAGCACATTTTTTGCTATGATTGCACCTGTTTTATACTTTTTCCCACTTTTGAGTTTTCAGCAATTATTTGGGATAATTTTAACGCCAATTTTTGTGATTTTTTATCCTTTGGTTTTGTTTTTGCATATAGTTAATTGCGGAGATTTTTTAGATAAATACTTATTAATATTTTTAGATTTTAAAATGAATGCGATTAATTTTAAACTTGATTTTACTTATTTTATTACTTATATAATTATTAGTTTTTTAGCTATTTTACATAGGTATTTAGCAATTTTTGTTATAAGTTTGAACTTAATATTTTTTATTTATTTAGGACTAACATGA
- a CDS encoding branched-chain amino acid transaminase, with protein MAIKADYIWMDGQIIDFADAKVHFLTHSLHYANAVFEGTRAYKTENGMAIFRLQDHTKRLLESAKITAITPPFSQKELEDAQIELLRRNKFNSNTYIRPLIFLGDGIMGIYHAKAPVRVGIAAWEWGAYLGEEGLEKGIKVCCSSLMRNSTKANFNKAKASANYLNSMMAKYEAINSGFEEALMCDEEGFIAEGTGECFFMVKNGVLITPPNDYALKSITQDSVLKIAKDLGISVERRRISRDEIYVCDEAFFTGTAAEITPINSLDHRIIGNGSRGAMTKKIQDAFFDIVYGRNEKYASWLTYI; from the coding sequence ATGGCAATTAAAGCTGATTACATTTGGATGGATGGACAAATTATTGATTTTGCTGATGCAAAAGTTCACTTTTTAACTCATTCTTTACATTATGCAAATGCTGTTTTTGAAGGAACTAGAGCTTATAAAACTGAAAATGGTATGGCTATTTTTAGATTACAAGATCACACAAAAAGATTATTAGAAAGTGCAAAAATAACAGCTATTACACCTCCGTTTTCTCAAAAAGAATTAGAAGACGCTCAAATTGAATTATTAAGAAGAAATAAATTTAATTCAAATACTTATATTCGCCCTTTAATTTTCTTAGGCGATGGAATTATGGGAATTTATCATGCAAAAGCTCCTGTTAGAGTTGGAATTGCTGCTTGGGAATGGGGTGCTTATTTAGGTGAAGAAGGATTAGAAAAAGGAATTAAAGTATGTTGCTCATCTTTGATGAGAAATAGCACAAAAGCAAACTTTAATAAAGCAAAAGCAAGTGCAAACTATCTAAACTCAATGATGGCTAAATATGAAGCTATTAATTCAGGTTTTGAAGAAGCTTTAATGTGTGATGAAGAAGGATTTATTGCAGAAGGTACAGGCGAGTGCTTTTTCATGGTTAAAAATGGCGTATTAATTACACCTCCAAATGATTATGCTCTAAAATCAATCACTCAAGATTCAGTATTAAAAATCGCTAAAGATTTAGGAATTAGCGTTGAAAGAAGAAGAATTAGTAGAGATGAAATTTATGTTTGCGATGAAGCATTCTTTACAGGAACTGCAGCAGAAATCACACCTATTAATTCACTTGATCACAGAATCATAGGAAATGGCTCTCGTGGTGCAATGACTAAAAAAATCCAAGATGCGTTCTTTGATATAGTATATGGAAGAAACGAAAAATACGCTTCTTGGCTAACTTATATTTAA
- the msrP gene encoding protein-methionine-sulfoxide reductase catalytic subunit MsrP produces the protein MVTNKNFYLNRRNFLKLGAGALVSSSAIAEELSKTNLDLVPSDSEYAYNYVNFYEFSTNKSECVKLANKSKLNEKAISIEISGLCENPMTLTDLSAFKIVERVYKLRCVEAWSMNLPWQGFELGELINLAKPTKEAKYVKFTSLYDPDIFPDQRFNGVLDYPYVEGLRLDEAMHPLTLLATGLYKEKLKAQNGAPIRLVVPWKYGFKYIKSIAKIEFTKEQPISSWEKYNPKEYGFYANVNPNVAHPRWSQASHRVLGSFFKEDTQMFNGYEEEVGYLYKDLDLRKNF, from the coding sequence ATGGTAACTAATAAAAATTTTTATTTAAATAGAAGAAATTTCTTAAAATTAGGTGCAGGAGCTTTAGTTTCAAGTAGTGCAATAGCTGAAGAATTAAGTAAAACAAATCTTGATTTAGTTCCAAGCGATAGTGAATATGCTTATAATTATGTTAATTTTTATGAATTTAGCACTAATAAAAGCGAATGCGTAAAACTAGCAAATAAGTCTAAATTAAATGAAAAAGCAATTTCAATAGAGATTAGCGGTTTATGTGAAAATCCAATGACTTTAACTGATTTATCAGCTTTTAAAATTGTTGAAAGAGTTTATAAATTACGCTGCGTAGAAGCTTGGAGTATGAATTTACCTTGGCAAGGTTTTGAATTAGGAGAATTAATTAATCTTGCAAAACCTACAAAAGAAGCAAAATATGTAAAATTTACAAGCTTGTATGATCCTGATATATTTCCTGATCAAAGATTTAATGGAGTATTAGATTATCCTTATGTAGAAGGCCTAAGGCTTGATGAAGCAATGCACCCATTAACCCTGCTTGCAACTGGTCTTTATAAAGAAAAATTAAAAGCTCAAAATGGAGCTCCTATTCGCTTAGTTGTTCCTTGGAAATATGGATTTAAATATATTAAATCAATAGCAAAAATTGAATTTACAAAAGAACAGCCTATTAGCTCATGGGAGAAATACAATCCCAAAGAATATGGATTTTATGCAAATGTAAATCCAAATGTTGCACATCCAAGATGGTCTCAAGCATCACATAGAGTTTTAGGTAGCTTTTTTAAAGAAGATACGCAAATGTTTAATGGTTATGAAGAAGAAGTTGGGTATTTATATAAAGATTTAGATTTAAGAAAGAATTTTTAA
- a CDS encoding MqnA/MqnD/SBP family protein, whose protein sequence is MIFGKIDYINLLPLHFYLKSSKLPSYVKKSIEYKKNVPAKLNKALNEKRIDCAIISSIESKKSKYKNLNIGICANKKVLSVLVEKNSTQENDKESATSNALAKVLDLKGRVIIGDKALKEYVKTPENYIDMCEKWYDLTKLPFMFARFSSVKNHNQAKKIFNDFIKHNLTPNQRIKIPNYILEHFSNTRQISKEDIKNYLNYIYYKIGKKELKALRIYIRKTKYSG, encoded by the coding sequence GTGATATTCGGAAAAATTGATTATATTAATTTATTGCCTTTACATTTTTATTTAAAAAGCTCTAAATTGCCAAGTTATGTTAAAAAAAGCATTGAGTATAAAAAAAATGTTCCTGCTAAACTTAACAAGGCTTTAAATGAAAAAAGAATAGATTGCGCAATAATTTCAAGCATTGAAAGCAAAAAAAGTAAATATAAAAATTTAAATATTGGTATTTGTGCCAATAAAAAAGTTTTAAGTGTTTTAGTAGAAAAAAACTCAACTCAAGAAAACGATAAAGAATCAGCAACTTCAAATGCTTTAGCAAAGGTGCTTGATTTAAAGGGTAGGGTGATTATCGGAGATAAAGCATTAAAAGAGTATGTAAAAACGCCTGAAAACTATATTGATATGTGCGAAAAGTGGTATGACTTAACCAAATTACCATTTATGTTTGCAAGGTTTTCAAGTGTTAAAAATCACAATCAAGCAAAAAAAATATTTAATGATTTCATAAAGCATAATTTAACTCCTAATCAAAGAATTAAAATACCTAATTACATTTTAGAGCATTTTTCTAATACTAGACAAATAAGTAAAGAAGATATAAAAAACTATTTAAATTACATATATTATAAAATAGGTAAAAAAGAATTAAAAGCTTTAAGAATTTATATTAGAAAGACAAAATATAGTGGCTAA
- a CDS encoding OmpA family protein produces MCNKDNNNFWIVYADLMAGLLFVFILLLSAIVLKYIFTQNELKNEQKHLDESKALIISKDELLSSLNQELSRLNIVLNDELNKNKEADEYIKELLFTLDENTKNKDELLKNIDEKDAKILILLKSLEDNELKIKDKDNKLNELANELSNFKLEYNKLKNNKTRLIQALQNKLSNDILINLNSGSISLNANILFDSAEFNIKDEAKAELKKTLSNYFDAILSSPEILANIDSIIIEGHTDSVGGFTYNLELSQKRALEIMKFINSFYKDKRLEKLLTAVGKSYNELKYKDGVEDKQASRRIEIKLQFSNEAAIKEFESVITKDLGENSNN; encoded by the coding sequence ATGTGTAATAAAGATAATAATAATTTTTGGATAGTTTATGCTGATTTAATGGCTGGGCTTTTATTTGTCTTTATTTTGCTATTAAGTGCTATTGTTTTAAAGTATATTTTTACTCAAAATGAGCTTAAAAACGAGCAAAAACATTTAGATGAATCAAAGGCTTTAATTATTAGCAAAGATGAATTATTAAGCAGTCTAAATCAAGAATTATCAAGGTTAAACATTGTTTTAAACGACGAATTAAACAAAAATAAAGAAGCAGATGAATATATAAAAGAGCTTTTATTTACTCTTGATGAAAATACAAAAAATAAAGATGAATTATTAAAAAATATTGATGAAAAAGATGCAAAGATTTTAATACTTTTAAAAAGCCTAGAAGATAATGAGCTTAAGATTAAAGATAAAGATAATAAATTAAATGAATTAGCAAATGAACTTAGTAATTTTAAGCTTGAATATAATAAATTAAAAAACAATAAAACAAGGCTAATTCAAGCCTTGCAAAATAAATTATCTAATGATATTTTAATCAATCTTAATTCAGGAAGCATAAGTTTAAATGCTAATATTTTGTTTGATAGTGCAGAGTTTAATATAAAAGATGAAGCTAAAGCTGAACTTAAAAAGACTTTGAGTAATTATTTTGATGCGATTTTAAGCTCACCTGAAATCTTAGCTAATATTGATAGCATTATTATTGAAGGGCACACAGATAGCGTAGGCGGATTTACTTATAATCTTGAATTATCTCAAAAAAGAGCCTTAGAGATTATGAAGTTTATTAATTCATTTTATAAAGATAAAAGGCTAGAAAAATTACTAACTGCAGTCGGCAAAAGCTATAATGAATTAAAATATAAAGATGGCGTAGAAGATAAACAAGCAAGCCGTAGAATTGAAATAAAATTACAATTTTCAAATGAAGCAGCGATTAAGGAATTTGAAAGCGTAATTACAAAGGATTTAGGTGAAAATAGCAATAATTAG
- a CDS encoding HU family DNA-binding protein, with translation MTKADFISIVAGKAGFSKKDATTAVNAFIEALTESLEKGESVPFNGFGTFSTADRAERTARVPSTGKEIKVPATKVVKFKVSSVLKDKVAATACKTSKCGKKKK, from the coding sequence ATGACTAAAGCGGATTTTATTTCAATTGTTGCTGGTAAAGCAGGTTTTTCTAAAAAAGATGCTACAACAGCTGTAAATGCTTTCATTGAAGCATTAACAGAGTCATTAGAAAAAGGTGAATCAGTTCCATTCAACGGATTTGGAACATTCTCAACAGCTGACAGAGCAGAAAGAACTGCAAGAGTTCCAAGCACAGGTAAAGAAATTAAAGTTCCTGCAACTAAAGTTGTTAAATTTAAAGTTAGCAGCGTGTTAAAAGACAAAGTTGCTGCAACAGCTTGCAAAACAAGTAAGTGCGGAAAGAAAAAGAAATAA
- a CDS encoding peptidylprolyl isomerase, whose product MKKFSLVLAGLLCGMSLNAAVVATYKGGEITSDDLAPYLAQFQISDINALPKEAKEGLIKDVLSKRLFAKEAQNLKLDKDAKYQAALNSAKELLLAQQYLLNKFESIKVSEAEIKKYYNEHLNDFKVPEAVKTKHILVKTEAEAKDIIKQLKGLKGDKLVAKFSELAKTKSLDKGSGAMGGDLPYMGANELVPEYFNAAKKLKKDEISDAVKSQFGFHVILGEDYKASRQGSLQEATPYIENGLKNEKHKELIKKEAEKLINNSGLQVK is encoded by the coding sequence ATGAAAAAATTTTCATTAGTTCTAGCAGGACTTTTATGTGGTATGAGTTTAAATGCAGCAGTAGTTGCAACTTATAAAGGTGGAGAAATTACAAGCGATGATTTAGCTCCATATTTAGCACAATTTCAAATAAGTGATATTAATGCACTTCCAAAAGAAGCTAAAGAAGGTTTAATAAAAGATGTATTATCAAAAAGATTATTTGCTAAAGAAGCACAAAATTTAAAATTAGATAAAGACGCAAAATATCAAGCAGCTTTAAATAGTGCAAAAGAATTATTATTAGCTCAACAATATTTATTAAATAAATTTGAGAGCATTAAAGTAAGCGAAGCAGAAATTAAAAAATACTACAACGAACACTTAAATGATTTTAAAGTTCCAGAAGCAGTAAAAACTAAGCATATTTTAGTAAAAACTGAAGCAGAAGCAAAAGATATTATTAAGCAATTAAAAGGCTTAAAAGGTGATAAATTAGTTGCTAAATTTAGCGAATTAGCAAAAACTAAATCACTTGATAAAGGTTCAGGAGCAATGGGCGGAGATTTACCATATATGGGTGCAAATGAATTAGTTCCTGAGTATTTTAATGCAGCTAAAAAACTAAAAAAAGATGAGATTTCAGATGCTGTAAAATCTCAATTTGGTTTCCATGTAATTTTAGGTGAAGATTATAAAGCAAGCAGACAAGGAAGCTTACAAGAAGCAACACCATATATTGAAAATGGTTTAAAAAACGAAAAACATAAAGAATTAATCAAAAAAGAAGCTGAAAAATTAATCAATAATTCAGGCTTACAAGTTAAATAA
- a CDS encoding MotA/TolQ/ExbB proton channel family protein, which produces MRNLTNKKKKSVFSSFLILIFLPSLVFLLAVLAYLNILQLTMPLHTIIMCGVLLLFAMFFAPQNEYCVHAKIKKNSDIFESDLKDYIKENSLKIDEVSKVNASFDEFFDIYLHKLKPLSFGYIASAVFPMLGILGTFISIAISMPNFKVENSFALEGEITLLLGGIATAFYVSIYGIFLTIWWMFYSRLGLAKINDFKENYKFNSKKYFWSKEELQRLTIKKNTDLFISNNALLNKLYDNEFFKELSKLHQEKLLTFSELFKSYEKIALVHTSLAQKSLDLSNKNNEELQKKLDEFKNRIEKSVNDFSKIKDELENKLLDFKDAYLEEKHEFKIVDELKADIENLSKEANQVLDKLHNV; this is translated from the coding sequence TTGCGTAATTTAACAAATAAAAAGAAGAAAAGTGTATTTTCTTCTTTTTTGATTTTAATCTTTTTACCATCTTTAGTTTTTTTGTTAGCTGTTTTGGCTTATTTAAATATTTTACAACTTACTATGCCACTTCATACTATTATAATGTGTGGGGTATTGCTTTTATTTGCTATGTTTTTTGCACCACAAAACGAGTATTGCGTGCATGCAAAAATCAAAAAAAATTCAGATATTTTTGAAAGCGATTTAAAAGATTATATAAAAGAAAATTCTTTAAAAATTGATGAAGTAAGTAAGGTAAATGCTAGTTTTGATGAGTTTTTTGATATTTATTTACATAAGTTAAAACCGCTTTCATTTGGATATATTGCAAGTGCAGTTTTTCCTATGTTAGGGATTTTAGGGACTTTTATTAGTATTGCTATATCAATGCCAAATTTTAAGGTTGAGAATTCTTTTGCTTTAGAAGGAGAAATTACCTTATTATTAGGTGGAATTGCTACTGCTTTTTATGTTTCAATTTATGGGATTTTTCTTACTATTTGGTGGATGTTTTATTCAAGATTAGGCTTAGCAAAAATTAACGATTTTAAAGAAAATTATAAGTTTAATTCTAAAAAATATTTTTGGAGTAAAGAAGAATTACAAAGGCTAACTATTAAGAAAAATACTGACTTGTTTATAAGTAATAATGCTTTATTAAACAAGCTTTATGATAATGAGTTTTTCAAAGAATTAAGCAAGCTTCATCAAGAAAAATTATTAACATTTTCAGAATTATTTAAATCTTATGAAAAAATTGCTCTAGTTCATACAAGTTTAGCTCAAAAATCGCTTGATTTAAGCAATAAAAACAATGAAGAATTGCAAAAAAAATTAGATGAGTTTAAGAATAGAATAGAAAAAAGTGTAAATGATTTTTCAAAAATAAAAGATGAATTAGAAAATAAATTGCTAGATTTTAAAGACGCATATTTAGAAGAAAAGCACGAGTTTAAAATAGTTGATGAACTAAAGGCTGATATTGAAAATCTTAGCAAAGAGGCTAATCAAGTATTAGATAAATTGCATAATGTGTAA
- a CDS encoding SPFH domain-containing protein yields MPADLNDYFNKNKKNENKKSDFNIDFNFKGFGKFNGVIIAAIVIFLIVAISKPFVVINSGQVGIRSTTGKYDPIALQPGFHFIVPYFQKVLIIDTKVRQINYASYEGANERTYGKESIINKESIKVTDARNLPVSVDITVQYRLDASNAPQTIAQWGLDWENKIIDPVILEVVRSVVGKYTAEELAVKRNEIATAIELESRKSVDAQANKPVLLESVKLRGIILPTNVKEQIEKVQIAKQEAERTKYEVERANQEALKKAALAEGIAKAAIIEAQGKADAQKIEADAQAYANREIAKSISKELLELKQIETQRQFNEALKVNNDAKIFLTPGGAVPNIWLDNASTKRTTSYNN; encoded by the coding sequence ATGCCAGCAGATTTGAATGATTATTTCAATAAAAATAAAAAAAATGAAAATAAAAAATCAGATTTTAATATTGATTTTAATTTTAAAGGCTTTGGTAAATTTAATGGCGTAATTATTGCTGCTATTGTAATATTTTTAATTGTCGCTATTTCAAAACCATTCGTTGTAATTAACTCAGGTCAAGTAGGTATTAGATCAACTACTGGTAAGTATGATCCTATCGCACTACAACCAGGTTTTCACTTCATAGTTCCATATTTTCAAAAAGTGTTAATAATTGATACTAAAGTAAGACAAATAAATTATGCAAGCTATGAAGGTGCAAACGAAAGAACTTATGGTAAAGAAAGCATTATTAATAAAGAATCAATAAAAGTAACCGATGCAAGAAACTTACCTGTATCAGTTGATATTACCGTTCAATATCGCCTTGATGCAAGCAATGCACCACAAACCATTGCTCAATGGGGACTTGATTGGGAAAATAAAATAATTGACCCTGTTATTTTAGAAGTTGTAAGAAGCGTTGTGGGCAAATATACAGCTGAAGAACTAGCAGTTAAGCGTAATGAAATAGCAACTGCAATTGAACTTGAATCAAGAAAAAGTGTAGATGCACAAGCAAATAAACCTGTACTGCTTGAAAGTGTTAAGCTTCGTGGAATTATTTTACCAACTAATGTAAAAGAGCAAATTGAAAAAGTTCAAATCGCAAAACAAGAAGCAGAAAGAACAAAATACGAAGTTGAGCGTGCAAATCAAGAAGCACTTAAAAAAGCAGCTCTTGCAGAAGGTATAGCAAAAGCAGCAATCATTGAAGCACAAGGTAAGGCAGACGCTCAAAAAATAGAAGCAGACGCTCAAGCTTATGCAAACAGAGAAATAGCAAAAAGTATAAGCAAAGAATTATTAGAATTAAAGCAGATTGAAACCCAAAGACAATTTAACGAAGCTTTAAAGGTTAATAACGATGCTAAGATTTTCTTAACACCTGGCGGTGCAGTTCCTAATATTTGGCTTGATAATGCAAGCACTAAAAGAACTACAAGCTATAATAATTAA
- the fbaA gene encoding class II fructose-bisphosphate aldolase, with protein MGVLDLVKPGVIYGKDLERVYAYAKENNFAIPAVNVVGTNSINAALKAAKAANSPIIIQFSNGGASFFAGKDCPNAATLGAIAGAKYVHEVAAAYGVVAILHTDHAAKKLLPWIDDLIKANEEFYAIHKKPLFSSHMLDLSEESLEENIEISCEYFKKFNALEIGIEIELGCTGGEEDGVDNTNIDNARLYTQPSDVAKAHNELSKIGTNYTIAASFGNVHGVYKPGNVRLEPVILHNCQEYLAKGQKPLNFVFHGGSGSEAEKITEAISYGVIKMNIDTDTQWAFWDGVREYEAKNHGYLQGQIGNPEGEDKPNKKYYDPRMWLLAGEKSMQERLMQAFSELNCINRN; from the coding sequence ATGGGTGTTTTAGATTTAGTAAAACCTGGCGTAATTTATGGTAAAGACTTAGAGCGTGTGTATGCGTATGCAAAAGAAAATAATTTTGCAATTCCTGCGGTAAATGTGGTAGGGACTAATTCTATAAACGCCGCATTAAAAGCAGCTAAGGCTGCTAATTCTCCTATTATTATTCAATTTAGTAATGGAGGAGCTAGTTTTTTTGCAGGTAAAGATTGTCCAAATGCTGCTACTTTAGGAGCTATTGCGGGTGCTAAATATGTTCATGAAGTTGCAGCTGCTTATGGAGTTGTAGCAATTTTGCATACCGATCATGCTGCTAAAAAGCTTTTACCTTGGATAGATGATTTAATTAAGGCTAATGAAGAATTTTATGCAATTCATAAAAAACCTTTATTTAGCTCTCATATGCTTGATTTAAGCGAAGAAAGTTTAGAAGAAAATATTGAAATATCATGTGAATATTTCAAGAAATTTAACGCTTTAGAAATTGGTATAGAAATTGAATTAGGTTGCACTGGTGGTGAAGAAGATGGCGTTGATAATACAAATATTGACAATGCTAGACTTTATACTCAACCAAGTGATGTTGCAAAAGCTCATAATGAGCTTAGCAAAATCGGAACAAATTATACAATAGCAGCAAGTTTTGGTAATGTTCATGGTGTTTATAAACCAGGCAATGTAAGACTTGAGCCAGTGATTTTGCATAATTGTCAAGAATATTTAGCAAAAGGACAAAAGCCACTTAATTTCGTATTTCACGGAGGAAGTGGTAGTGAAGCAGAAAAAATCACAGAAGCTATTAGCTATGGTGTAATCAAAATGAATATAGATACCGATACTCAGTGGGCGTTTTGGGATGGTGTTCGTGAATACGAAGCTAAAAATCATGGATATTTACAAGGACAAATCGGAAACCCTGAAGGTGAAGATAAGCCAAATAAAAAATATTATGATCCAAGAATGTGGCTACTTGCAGGTGAAAAATCTATGCAAGAACGCTTAATGCAAGCATTTAGCGAGTTAAATTGTATTAATAGGAATTAA